One genomic region from Candidatus Borreliella tachyglossi encodes:
- a CDS encoding helix-turn-helix domain-containing protein, producing MKKKAFYDYKVLFDKGLKNKEIASILNVCKSAVSRARNRYKALKDPKENLETTVQVNRHTFDNLVALAISSKTELRVVKANFETMFYNFCMTFSEDFKSYKDLVLKELKDTISNIDIQIMTLTSKLKGNIKSSIKEKIKTQLEDKQKEKLEYEKKFYTHKMDLNYNCMLKLKTMMNVKREVQ from the coding sequence ATGAAAAAAAAAGCTTTTTATGACTACAAAGTTCTTTTTGATAAAGGGCTTAAGAATAAAGAAATTGCTAGCATTTTAAATGTTTGCAAGTCCGCTGTATCAAGAGCACGCAATAGGTACAAGGCCTTAAAAGACCCTAAAGAAAATTTAGAGACTACAGTTCAAGTTAATAGACACACTTTTGACAATCTTGTAGCTTTAGCTATCTCTAGTAAAACGGAGTTGAGGGTTGTTAAAGCAAATTTTGAAACAATGTTTTATAACTTCTGTATGACTTTTAGTGAGGATTTTAAGTCTTATAAAGATTTAGTACTTAAGGAACTTAAAGATACTATAAGTAATATTGATATTCAAATCATGACCCTTACTAGTAAACTTAAAGGTAACATTAAGTCAAGTATTAAAGAAAAGATTAAAACCCAACTAGAGGACAAACAAAAAGAAAAATTGGAATATGAAAAGAAATTCTATACTCATAAAATGGATTTAAACTATAATTGTATGCTTAAGTTAAAAACAATGATGAATGTTAAAAGAGAAGTGCAGTGA
- a CDS encoding site-specific integrase, with product MTYKKNTIKSQLNERIVDTDSKVNRASRKLVKSSKKRTLKKNTTNQGKGFNLIDTKLLFKYIENVSLNDGICGAFLRVLYLTGARGVELQNARLCDLHKNPTGDGYILNLRVAKKRNSEVIRSVFISKDTYTIIQDAHRKYFSHKKNYGIEFTYKRTFLFQKTKHKKLCLWGVTKRFRAQLIKSNKNKPYGKNLHILRHNYIKIMKLKGFTITQIACDLQLSDPSLIYKTYGELTTDIVAISNIMRSSINTS from the coding sequence ATGACATACAAAAAAAACACTATTAAGAGTCAACTAAATGAGAGGATTGTTGATACAGACTCTAAAGTAAATAGAGCCTCTAGGAAACTAGTTAAATCTTCTAAAAAACGTACTCTTAAGAAAAATACTACAAATCAAGGCAAGGGTTTTAATCTCATTGATACTAAATTACTTTTTAAATACATTGAAAATGTTAGTCTTAATGATGGTATTTGTGGAGCATTCTTGCGTGTTCTGTATTTAACAGGGGCTCGTGGTGTTGAACTACAAAATGCTAGGCTTTGTGACCTACACAAAAACCCCACTGGTGATGGTTATATTTTAAACTTAAGAGTAGCTAAGAAAAGAAATAGTGAAGTTATAAGGTCTGTATTTATCAGTAAAGATACTTATACTATTATTCAAGATGCTCATAGAAAATATTTTTCACATAAAAAGAATTATGGTATTGAATTTACTTATAAGAGAACTTTTCTTTTTCAAAAAACTAAGCATAAAAAACTTTGTCTATGGGGAGTTACAAAGCGTTTTAGAGCTCAACTTATTAAATCTAATAAGAATAAACCCTATGGAAAAAACCTACACATATTACGCCATAATTACATTAAAATTATGAAACTTAAAGGTTTTACTATTACACAAATAGCTTGTGATCTACAATTATCAGATCCATCTTTAATTTACAAGACTTATGGTGAGCTCACGACCGATATTGTAGCTATTAGCAATATAATGCGGAGTAGTATTAATACTTCATAA